The Bacteroidota bacterium genome has a segment encoding these proteins:
- a CDS encoding bifunctional homocysteine S-methyltransferase/methylenetetrahydrofolate reductase: MKIPFRDRLKLGPILCDGAMGTLLDLYEYDELPHEIQNIKNPDIVERLHREYIEAGSEIIETNTFSANRFRLVDYHLEDKIREINLAGVEIARRAAGDNIYVAGAVGPTGKLMEPIGKVKRQHVRDAFKEQVEYLLEGGIDLIMLETFVSTQELDEAIEAVKSLTNIPLIAQKAFAEDGSILAGNYPIEVIEHIIEKGVDIVGANCTVGPQRMFGIIRNLHKEGIYLVAQPAAGIPTLQDGRSIYHTSPEYLATYARELVQSGVTIIGACCGSTPAHIRAIRDAIKDVQIKRGDIKSSAKVELSLEPEKELQYDADKFRKSKFARNIGKKVLTTVELDIPRGVDMRKVIEGAQKCYELGVDAVNITDGARARLRMTPVAISQLIKQKVGIETITHFTARDKNLLALQADLLGSHALGIKNLLCITGDPANIGDYPQARSVFDVDSIGLIRAVSSMNRGVDLLGHTIGEPTSFLIACAANPLAADMDLEIERLEKKAEAGAELIFTQPLYELKTLEDFVKRIEHLHLPLMVGVLPLRSYKHTDFLHNEVPGMIIPEKVREKIRNAGSDASKVGIELSKEFIKEAKQIVQGIYMMPPFGKYDVVRELMEEVNR; this comes from the coding sequence ATGAAAATACCATTTAGAGACCGGTTAAAATTGGGACCGATTCTGTGCGACGGTGCAATGGGAACGCTGCTCGATTTATACGAGTACGACGAACTTCCGCACGAAATTCAAAACATTAAAAACCCGGACATCGTTGAACGGCTTCATCGCGAATATATTGAAGCCGGTTCAGAGATAATCGAGACGAATACATTTTCAGCAAACCGCTTTCGTTTGGTGGATTATCATTTAGAAGACAAAATCAGAGAGATAAATTTAGCGGGAGTTGAAATTGCCCGCCGCGCTGCCGGCGATAATATTTATGTTGCTGGTGCAGTTGGTCCAACAGGAAAATTAATGGAACCAATCGGAAAAGTAAAACGGCAGCACGTACGCGATGCTTTCAAAGAACAGGTTGAGTATTTGCTTGAAGGGGGTATCGACCTGATAATGCTCGAAACTTTTGTAAGCACTCAGGAACTCGATGAAGCAATCGAAGCTGTGAAATCACTTACAAATATTCCACTTATTGCACAAAAAGCTTTCGCCGAGGACGGCTCAATACTCGCAGGTAATTATCCAATCGAAGTTATCGAGCACATCATTGAAAAAGGTGTAGATATAGTTGGGGCGAATTGTACTGTCGGACCGCAGCGGATGTTTGGGATTATCCGCAACCTTCATAAAGAGGGAATCTATCTTGTTGCTCAACCTGCTGCAGGAATTCCAACACTGCAGGACGGGCGTTCGATTTATCACACATCTCCTGAATATTTAGCAACTTATGCGCGCGAGCTTGTTCAAAGCGGAGTTACAATAATTGGCGCTTGCTGCGGCTCAACACCCGCTCATATCCGGGCAATCAGAGATGCTATTAAAGATGTTCAAATTAAAAGAGGTGATATTAAATCTTCGGCTAAAGTAGAATTATCACTCGAACCTGAAAAAGAATTGCAATATGATGCAGATAAATTTCGTAAATCGAAATTTGCACGGAACATCGGCAAAAAAGTTTTAACTACTGTTGAACTCGATATTCCCCGCGGCGTCGATATGCGGAAAGTAATCGAGGGGGCGCAAAAATGTTACGAACTTGGAGTTGATGCAGTAAATATCACCGACGGCGCCCGTGCCCGGCTAAGGATGACCCCTGTAGCAATTTCGCAACTGATAAAGCAAAAGGTTGGCATTGAAACAATCACACACTTCACGGCACGCGACAAAAATTTATTGGCTCTACAAGCCGACTTGTTAGGTTCGCACGCTCTAGGCATTAAAAATTTGCTTTGCATAACAGGCGACCCGGCAAACATCGGCGATTATCCACAAGCCCGATCCGTATTCGATGTTGATTCAATAGGATTAATAAGAGCGGTTAGTTCTATGAACCGCGGTGTCGATTTGTTAGGCCATACAATCGGCGAGCCGACTTCTTTTTTGATTGCATGTGCTGCCAATCCGTTAGCTGCCGATATGGATTTAGAGATTGAGCGGCTTGAGAAGAAAGCCGAAGCCGGCGCTGAGTTAATTTTTACTCAGCCCTTATACGAATTGAAAACTCTTGAAGATTTTGTAAAACGGATTGAACACTTGCATCTACCTTTAATGGTTGGTGTGCTGCCTTTACGAAGTTACAAGCATACCGATTTTTTGCATAACGAAGTCCCGGGAATGATAATACCCGAAAAAGTCAGAGAAAAAATCCGGAATGCCGGAAGCGATGCCTCAAAAGTTGGCATTGAGTTATCGAAAGAATTTATCAAAGAAGCAAAACAGATTGTTCAAGGAATTTACATGATGCCGCCTTTCGGGAAGTACGATGTTGTAAGGGAGTTGATGGAAGAAGTAAATCGCTAG